The stretch of DNA GCGCAGAAAGGCCACGCCCTCTTCAAACAGCAGAAGATGTCGCAAGAGAACAACTGTAGAAGGGTGTTTAAATATGGGCACTTTTGGCCCTATCAACTTTTAGAAAACAGACTTTTAAACacactagtttatttaatttgtctactaataACAACCTACAAACATGCATTCACAGAAATATTGAAAGTAAATCTAAAAGTAATTTACATTCCTCCACATCTCAAATTACTGTTGGCCTATGCGTTGTGTTAAACAGCATTAGTGGAAATGATGCATgacacacagatttttttttttgttgttgtaaatattGCAGAAAATATTAATTAGGATACTTTctcaatttaatatttagtttgagCTTGAACCTAAAAATATGAAGTAAATACTattcaaacatgtaaatattACTCCATTCAAACATGTACAAATTAATGCTTTAGCTTTTAAGTAAATATAATTCATGATTGTTTGCTATCTTTacaatgtgtaaacatgtacCAGTCCTTCTGATAATTTCACACTTCTGCGTATTTCAAAGGTAAATAAAAGAAGTAAATTTTACGTAACTTTTCGAAGCTGGTGTTCCAAGCATTGAATCATTTATGAGTTTGCATGGTTTCACTTTTTGCTGTTTTATTTACATACGCTTTATAGTTAATTTAGTTGTTATTTTAGGTAAATTCTGGTTTTGTGGTGTCTGAAGTTAATTTTCGACTCAAAATGACTCGTTGATGATCTAAAAATTGATCTGTTGATAGTTACCGTCATCGTTTTTTATGCAACAAGTGTGGAAATCTGTGTGCGCAGGTCTACATCCTGTTTTCTATCTTCAAtaatgcaaggtgatgttgtctaatagacAATATAGAATGCATTAAGCCTTCCTGTGCTGTCATGTCATACACGATTAAAtgtgtttagaagaatattttaaaatgtgaaaggtATGAAGTGCTCATTTTAAATATTACTAAGATAATTTAAGTATCGTGTACATCAGATAtgtaagtaaaagttactgtattCACTGAAATGTGAATATTTAGATGTTACACTTTGTGAAATTAATTACCAAATACAACTCTGTATTAAACAACCCCGGTCTCCCCTTCATAGAAGGAGATGAATAATATTGCCAATATAATAATATGGATGaaaaatatgaaagaaaaaatgaataataaaggcatggtaaagtaataataataataataataaaagatagtTCATGTGACCTTCATTTaacaaaaatgcaattttaaaagtacataaaagtgctTGAAGTTAAAGAAACACATACGTTATCTCTGTCACCCAATTTAAGACGCATTAATGGAAGAAAATGCAATAAGTGTAATCTGTGTAGTTGCCTTTGCTAATATGAAAGATTAAATAACTTATACAAGTGAATTAGTTTTAAGATATGTATAAACCAATATAAGCTAAGATGGTTTTTGGACCGTTGTCCAAAGTTATAATGTCAGGCTTTCTAAAAACTCTTATTGGTATTATGGTATTATGGCATATATGTGGTATTATGGCATATTTCTCTATTTACTCTTTTACTGACACCATGTGGCCATTATTTAAAACTTCTGTTATGTTTTGCAAAATCTCATTATGCAGAAAAGTTTGCTGTTTTATAGGGAGAATTCAAGATTTAGCCAATTCACTTTTTAATAGTTAAAGTGGTTTACAGGGTGTTGTCTGTAAAACCACCCTAAATGTAAGACAATAGAGTTCTTGTGACATGGAaatagacagaaagagagaatatATTTGTGTTCACAACATTTCACAGCATTGAAGAACTGGTGTCTCGGATCAGTGGATATTTAGTAAACACAAGCGCACCAATAAAATGAAGGAAACAAGTGCACAAAACCACAGACATGAAAGAACATTCATGGAGCTACTGGGCAACATTCAAAGTACAGCAATGACAAGGCACCAAAAGGCAGAGGTAATGATTGCCGGAGAACTGCTAAGGTATGCCATTTTAATAAGGAAGTAATACTATCAAACCATAGTCTCAGGAGGGCAACTACAATGTATTTCTGTTTGATTATATTTAACATCTCACCACCTCATAATTGTAATTTATTGACTTCACACCACTATTTAAGGATTTCTGTTTGATATTAAAGCATAGATTATTCTGTTATAGACACGTAATGACATAACAATGGTTCTGATACAACCATCTCTGTTTTGAAGATTGCGACTGCATGATAGTAAGTTGATTAAGGACCGCAGATACCATTTGCGCACGTACCCCAATTGTTTTGTGGCTCAGGAGATAATTGATTGGCTGATTGCTCGTAAGGAAGTGCCAGATCGAGAATCTGCTGTCCAGCTCATGCAGCACCTCGTGGACCATGATATCATACATCACGGTACAACAAATAAGAAAGAATAGGATTGTCAGACAACAAGGTCATGTCTGCTGTCCTTCTGTGTTAATCTCACATTTGTGCTTGGATGACTAGGTTGCACATTTCAATGTACAAACAACAATTTCTCAATTCTTTTTAGTGTGTGACAAGTGGCCCATGTTCAAAGATGCCAAATACTTGTACAGATTCAGAGAGGATGATGGTACATTTCCTTTCAACATAGAGGTTAAGCTCTTCATGCGTGGACAATGGCTGTATGAGCAGTAAGTCATTTTCTCAGTAAGAATGAAATACAAGTttagcttaatcgacagcatttgtggcataatgttgttgttgattaccacaaaaatagatttaactcgtccctccttttctttaaaaaagcaaaaatctgagttacagtgaggcgcgtacaatggaagtgaatggggctttttcagtgagatcagtcagcaggctggtgatggTCGAATAATTAGGAACAAAACTACGATAAAatgccagccagccccaggaactgtctcccCTCCTTTTTAATCTTAGGTCTTGTCACAAATttgtgtaatccgaacggtgtggaaaatgcCGTCTTGTCACGGGACATAGGAGTTAAGGGGATCTACCAATATCCcattgttaaatccagtgtcaaataaGCGAGCTGCGCCTAACCGATCAAGCAGTTCATCAATCTgaggcattgggtacgcatcGAATTTAGACAATTGGTGGTTCAGTTCACTTTCacaaggttatattttaaaatggaccaaaactgtaaaatttccgttgtgttttttttctataCGTCAGtgtagttgcttttgcattactTGAAAATACCTGTTCTCATGGTCATggagctctttctctctctctctcccacgcttgcacacacacatacagagaaaaagtgaagcaccattttaaacaaatgtggcagggcggagggcggggccgggtcgtgttcctacacacccggtccagtattaggctaatcagtgtaaCGCAgtcaatagaaaggaggaggcgagaaccggcttgactatataaataatattttaatgagaaacttaaaagacacaaacacacacatgacggacatgtccgtaaacgatctctctctctcgcacaatcctctgcagtccacctttgtccctctcggaggcttgattagcctaacacgggtccgggtgtgtaggatcacgacccggccccgccctccgccctgccacaacatgcAACCAGATCTAATCTAGCCACCAAAAGACTACATCTAAACGGGCCAGGTGTGAAAACGCCTTTATGATGCGTGAATTGTGTATTTATGCCCCATGAGGCTGGCTGTAGAAAAcatatgtccatatgcagctttcagtgagtaaaaaAATACGCTCAATAAAAACCGATTGTTGTGGCTTCACTTTCTAATGGCGTTTAAGTGTTGGAAAAATGCTTGATGAAAGAATCATTAAGGATTGCAATCAGCGTTTGTGATGTTATGCAGCTGAGTGCGATGAAAACATTCAGATCAGCTTGAAGTCTTGTGAGTTCgtcagtaaaagaagaagctcattgtTCACTTGACAAGAACACAAGACCCCACCTCAGTGACAGAATGATTTTTTCAAGCAAGCCggatgtgtttatttttgttttgtatttgaagccattaactcagcagtGAGTCTTGTGTATGATCCGTATATGTTCTAAAAGTGATTATCCACAATGTTTCAAAATTTGTCTTGTGCTTTTTACAGTCTAATTATAGGCAAAGACACCATCTTACAGCTGAGACAAGAAAATGGAGTGGCTTATGAACGTTCTTTCCCTGgttacattttaattgattggCTTCTACAGAATGGTGAAATAGAGAGTCGAAAACAGGGATTAGAGCTCTGCAGGGCTCTACTAGAGCATGATATCATTCAACATGGTGAGAACAATTATCAATATAAAATATAGTTAAGTTAATGatagtgtgtgttttatttaccCCTTGGCCAGAACTAGAACATACCTGCATACAGAATGAGAACCTCTTTGTAATATCATCTCTGTCGCATCATATCACTTTGCTGAGACACTCCACTCTCCATTTCTTTCTGCAGTCTCTCTGAAGCACCACTTCTTTGACAGTGGGCTGCTGTATCAATTCTGCATTAACTTCCGCCGGCGCCACAGGCTCTCTGAACTGTTGCATGAAACAGAAAGTgaggatgttgaatgtttatcACAGCAGAACCAAGAGGACCATGCAGACAGTCATTTCACACTGTCATCTGAGGGCAACATTAACTTCTTATCTGGTAGATAAATGATTACAAATAGGTTGCATATACCAATAATAGATTCAAATGCTTATCATGATTAATTTGGTATTCCAGCTATTTTGGGCCTGCATGATGATTTTAGCTAATTTcatcatttaaattaaatgtcattttaattgaactaattttaaataaaataaaaattatatttgaggcCCCCATGGAGGTTTGCTGAGGCCCCCTGGTTGGGGACCACAGGTATagaacattaaaatatgtttctaGATAACAAACCCTGTGTATaaactttattaatttataatttctTCCAGATCAACCTACTAAAGATTTAAACGTGACTACAAATGGACGATGTGGAAGTTTGACCAACCAGCAGCACAGTTCAAGCGGAAACCCAATCACTGCCCCTCTTACCATTGCCCTTGCAATACAATCCAATCCTAAATCAGGTTCAAATATGCATTATATACATTtgcatgcttttatgaatcatcTCAAGGCATAAAGCTGATAGTTACAAAGTACAACCCAAATTTCAAAAAATTGGGATAGTATGGAAAAagttcataaaaacaaaacaagtgatTTGTACATTCTGTTCACCcagtgctatattgaaagcactagaACAAcccattatttgatgttttaacttgagaatttaattgtttttctgaaaatgtagaCTTATCTCAAATCATTACgctctgaaaaagttgggacagtcaagtgtcGAGACATCggcatttcttctaataacacttaagcaTTTGTGCATTGAAGAAACAAGTTTGTTTAGTTAAATAAGCAGAATCTCCTCCCATtaatccattatgcaggtcttcagctgcgcaGTTGTAGAAGGCCTTTGTTAATGTATTTTGCATTGAATATGCACCATACATTGGAGactggtcaggactgcaggcaggccaatctagcacacacactctctgcttacacagccataaACCTGTAAATCAGGTAGTAAGTGGTTTCCCGTTGTCCTTTTGAAAAATGCAGGGAGGTCTCTGGAAAAGACAGcatctggatggcagtatatgctgctccatcattttacattttagttctgtattaatggtgccctcacagattccactgttctactttccatctaatgAGATCGAGCCCAGAGATGTCATGGCACGTCTGGATAGTGTTGATAtatggcttctgctttacatagtaaagccttaacttgcatctgtggatgaaCATTGAATGGCGTTGACTGAAAAGTTAAAGAAGAATTCCCGAGCCCATGTTATGATATCCATTATGGACGAATTACAGTTTTAAGAAAGTGTATAATCCATGTCAGAGATCACACatattcagaagtggttttcaagCAGGACAACACCAAACCACATCCTGGCCAGATTACAAGTGcgtggctgtgtaagcagagtaTCCAGGTGCTGGATTGGCCaacctgcagtcctgacctgtctccaattgacaATTTGTGACACATCATGAAGAGCACAATATGGCAACATAGGCTCCATACaactgtgcagctaaagacctacataatggatgaataggGGAAAAATCTGCTTGCTAaactcttaaagaaatattctgggttcaatacaagttaagctcaatcaacagcatttgtggcataatattgattaccaaaaaagttaattttgacttgccccttgttttctttaaaaaaaaatttttaaaatggctgcagtgaggcacttacaatggaagtgaataggggccagtttttgaacattaaaatactcactttttcaaaagtatagccacaagacataagcaatatgtatataaacatgattttagagtgatgaaatcacttactaaccttttctgtgtaaagttatagccaatttgacaactatgttgccatgacgatgtaatgccaacaaaccctaaaactctaaaatgactgtaaaaattacaattgaatcaactttacagctaaaataatacacaattttaacagaagaattaatgtaatagcttttataaaattataagcttcaaatttctgcttttaaaccatccaaaaattggccacattcacttccattgtagtgcCTCAAAGTAactgttatttattttgttttaagaaaaggagggatgagtctaaattcattttttgtggtaatcaaaatgatgccataaatgctgtcaattga from Xyrauchen texanus isolate HMW12.3.18 chromosome 39, RBS_HiC_50CHRs, whole genome shotgun sequence encodes:
- the LOC127632357 gene encoding DEP domain-containing mTOR-interacting protein-like, encoding MKETSAQNHRHERTFMELLGNIQSTAMTRHQKAEVMIAGELLRLRLHDSKLIKDRRYHLRTYPNCFVAQEIIDWLIARKEVPDRESAVQLMQHLVDHDIIHHVCDKWPMFKDAKYLYRFREDDGTFPFNIEVKLFMRGQWLYEHLIIGKDTILQLRQENGVAYERSFPGYILIDWLLQNGEIESRKQGLELCRALLEHDIIQHVSLKHHFFDSGLLYQFCINFRRRHRLSELLHETESEDVECLSQQNQEDHADSHFTLSSEGNINFLSDQPTKDLNVTTNGRCGSLTNQQHSSSGNPITAPLTIALAIQSNPKSVLKRNVTCEELLSPGAPYVKRVLTILCDALGWGFVVRGKSPCYVQAVDPGSPAAAAGVKVRQFVCRVNGCSVLHLDYRSLSKLVMTGPCVVTLEVMEPLD